A window of Chitinophagales bacterium contains these coding sequences:
- a CDS encoding alpha/beta fold hydrolase encodes MLQIKDRKFKSLDEYFLYIAETLGYPQELKDYFVSDVTFSDGISIHLDVYEYAKEAPTVVFMPGTSLYALCYAEFMWKLGEQGFNVIGFDPRGHGQSEGTRGDYTITELTRDAQSVITWAIQQFNSNVSLMGSSQGGIVSFYTAAIDERLKGVTCQNFADLLAPETIQLARHPRLFKYLKALLAKAGNILPAAQIPITSYIDLEKIPVRYFGNAKNFIENDPLTLKTISLKALQSLATTPMAKPIEEIKVPVMVFQGDADSIFPVSYTQQIFNKINSRKKMTVFPGMTHALMHENTDDILPEIVSWLREIHGQQPKPASEPKPAEAAKEN; translated from the coding sequence ATGTTACAAATAAAAGATAGGAAATTTAAATCGTTAGACGAGTATTTTCTTTACATTGCCGAAACACTCGGCTACCCACAAGAGTTAAAAGACTACTTTGTAAGCGATGTAACATTTAGCGATGGCATAAGCATTCATTTAGATGTATATGAATACGCTAAAGAAGCGCCAACCGTTGTTTTTATGCCGGGCACTTCGCTTTATGCACTTTGCTATGCCGAATTTATGTGGAAATTAGGCGAGCAGGGTTTTAATGTAATTGGCTTCGACCCGCGCGGACACGGCCAAAGCGAAGGTACACGTGGCGATTACACCATTACAGAACTTACGCGCGATGCCCAAAGCGTTATTACTTGGGCTATACAGCAGTTTAATAGCAATGTTTCGCTAATGGGCAGCAGCCAAGGCGGCATTGTAAGTTTTTACACCGCAGCCATTGATGAGCGCCTTAAAGGCGTAACCTGCCAAAACTTTGCAGATTTATTAGCACCCGAAACCATACAATTGGCAAGGCATCCCCGCTTGTTTAAATACCTGAAAGCCCTATTGGCAAAGGCAGGAAACATTCTACCAGCAGCACAAATTCCCATTACAAGCTATATTGATCTAGAAAAAATTCCCGTACGCTATTTTGGCAATGCTAAAAACTTTATAGAAAACGATCCACTTACATTAAAAACAATCTCACTCAAAGCGCTTCAATCGCTTGCTACCACACCAATGGCAAAACCGATTGAAGAAATCAAAGTGCCCGTAATGGTATTTCAGGGCGATGCAGATTCTATTTTCCCGGTTAGCTATACGCAACAGATTTTCAACAAAATCAACAGCCGCAAAAAAATGACCGTGTTTCCGGGAATGACACACGCACTCATGCACGAAAACACCGATGATATTTTGCCTGAAATTGTAAGTTGGCTGCGCGAAATTCATGGGCAGCAGCCTAAACCGGCAAGCGAACCCAAACCCGCAGAAGCCGCTAAAGAAAATTAA
- a CDS encoding WYL domain-containing protein has protein sequence MNGYSTYSKSGNQQRSRQMHYSPNLLSTINNAIDNCKLTTIEYDSREKGVTVRDIEPMALVYKDRKRNLVGFCHLRNEYRNFRLDRLNMVKLKQEEFSRRQDFSIDNFQDDTAKYGEDFEEEED, from the coding sequence ATGAACGGATATTCCACCTATTCAAAATCGGGGAACCAACAACGTAGCAGGCAAATGCACTACTCACCCAATTTGCTAAGCACTATTAACAATGCAATTGATAATTGCAAACTCACCACCATTGAGTACGATAGCCGCGAAAAAGGCGTTACTGTGCGCGATATTGAGCCAATGGCATTGGTTTACAAAGATCGTAAACGCAATTTGGTAGGCTTTTGCCATTTGCGTAATGAGTATAGAAATTTCCGCCTCGATAGGCTGAATATGGTTAAATTAAAACAAGAAGAGTTTTCGCGTAGGCAAGACTTTAGTATTGATAATTTTCAGGACGATACCGCCAAGTATGGCGAAGACTTTGAGGAAGAAGAAGACTAA